ATATCCACATCGTCCTTATGGGCAAATGGCGGAAGACATATATAGACTATGTCCAGCTTGACTTCATCGTACATCTTTCTGTAATCGGTGAAGACCTTTGCCTTTCCCTCCGTATAGGTCTGGGAGAACCATCTTGCCCGCTCCTCTTCAATGTCGCAGAAGGCGACCATCTCTACCCTTCCCTTTAAAGAGGCAAGGGCTCGTGCATGGGCATTGGCGATTCCTCCGCATCCAATGAAGCCTATCTTGTGCATAATATATCAACCTCCTTTTATTGTTTTTTCCAAAAGATATACCTCACCTCCAGAAATTGCAACTATTTTTTCTCCCGCCCTCACCTTCAAAAAACCCCTCTCATCTATCCCTTCCGCAATCCCCCTTATCCTTTCCTTCTCCCCTATCTTTACCTCAATTTCCTTCCCGCTGAGAAAATCCCTCTCCACCCATTCCTTTCTAATTCTCTCCCTACCCACTTCGGTGTAGCAAAAGCCGTATTTCCCGTTTAGCTCTTTTAAAATCTCCTTTAAAAGCTTGGAAACTTCCAAACTTTTACATAAAGTTATTTTCAATGATGTTGCGGATTGACTGATATCGGCGGGGAAATCTTCCAGCTCCAAATTCACATTTATGCCAATCCCCACAACCGCCCATACTATCTTCTTATCCTCCACCTCCACATCAACCAATATCCCTCCGACTTTCCTGCTCTCTATCAATATGTCATTTGGCCATTTCAACTCGCATTTCACGCCCAGTTTCTCTAACGCACTGGCACAGGCAGTTGCAGGGAAAAGCGATAAATAAGGGATTAAATCAGATGTCAGTTTAGGACGCAAGATGAAGGAGAAAGATAAAGATTTTGAGGGAAGAGAAAACCATTTTCTTCCGAAGCGTCCCCTTCCCTTCGTCTGCTCATCAGCCCAAACGACCAATCCTTCCTCCATCCCTGCCTTCGCGAAGGAGAGGGCTAAATCTTGAGTGGAGTCTATGGATGAAAAATGAAGGAGTTTCTTACCGATGGTGTTGTGCTTCAACCCCTTGACCATCGGCAAAGATAACGAGAGAACAAACCGCCAGCGAGGATTTTAATAATATCGCCCGGAAGGAAGGGAAGAATTCCCTTTAGAAGAGTTTGATAGGGTGAAAGGGGAAGGGATATGCTGAGCCAGAGGGCGCCCAAGAGGAGAATCACTATCTCAGAGAGGCACATAGCGAAATATATTCGTTTCAGGGTTAGCTCGCCTTGCGTGAGCAAACCGCTTATATAGCTTGCGATGGCGAAGCCGATTATGTAGCCTCCCGTAGGTCCGATTATCGTTTTCACTCCCGCTGACCAGCCTGAGAAGTAGGGAAAGCCAAAGGCTCCCATTAAAATATATAGGATTTGAGAGAAAGAGCCCCAAAAAGCTCCCAGGGCGACGCCTGAGGATAAAACAAAGAAGGTCTGCATAGTTATGGGGACGGGAGTAAAGGGCAAAGGAATCCTGATTTGCGCACCAAATCCCGTTGCTAAAGCAAACAGGAGGGAAAGGAGAAGTCTTCGGGTAAAATCTTCATCCCTTGTCTTCGCCAATAGCATCTTCACAACCTTTTCACCTCCATATGGATATCAATTGCCTTTGCGGAATGGGTTAAAGCTCCTATTGAGATGAAATCAACACCGGTTTCCGCTATCTCCCTAACATTATCAAGCGATACACCTCCCGAAGCCTCCAACATAACTTTCCCCTGAGCAATCTTCACAGCCTCCCTTATTTCCTCAATACTCATATTATCAAGCAAGATTATATCCGCACCCGCGTCAATTGCTTCCTTCACTTCCTCCAAATTCCTTACTTCAATCTCTATTTTTTGATAGGGAAACATCTCATTGGCTCTCTTAATCGCTTCCTTTATATTGCCGATTATGGCTATGTGATTGTTTTTTATAAGGATGCCATCATAGAGGGCGAAGCGATGCGAATAGCCGCCTCCGACCTCAACTGCGTATTTCTCAAAAGCTTTTAAAAGAGGGATTGTCTTTCTCGTAGCCAAAATCTTCGCTTTTGTCCCCTTGATTTTCTCCACGAACTTCCTCGTTAAAGTGGCTATTCCCGAGAGATGCTGGAGGAAATTCAGGGCGACCCTTTCCCCACCCAAGAGAGTCCTTGCCTTTCCCCTTATTTCAGCGATGAGGGAACCCTTGGCGAGGGAGTCTCCATCTTTAAGCAATGGCTTGAATTGACAATCTTCCTGCAAGATTTTGAAGACCTCCCTCGCCACTTGGATTCCACAAAGAACGCCTTCCTCCTTTGCGGAGATAACCCCTATCGCCTCAACATCCTCCAAAATGGAGGATGTTAAGTCCCGCCAGCCTATATCCTCCTCTAAGGCTGCTCTGGCTATTTTCTCTATAAGGAAAGAGGGAAATGGGGAGGGGTTCAAAGCTCCGCTAGCTTTTTATCATAATCCACAACGACATATTTATAACCCCTCTTGATTACCTTATGCCCCTCAGCTTCAAGGAGCTTCCTCTGCACCTCCGAACCGCCCGGATATTTCTCATTTATAGCCCCCTTGGGCTTCAATGTTCGCCAATAGGGGGTTACTTCCTTCTCTCCATTTTTAGCAGCTTCCGCAGCTGCTCTCGCCACCATAAGTACGAAAATCCCCGTGGTTATGGGACAGCAGATAGTGGCACCATACTTTTTCGCTAACGCCTGGCGAATTTCATCAATTGTGACGACTTTTCCTTCAGGAACCTTCTTCATCATTTCGTCAACATCCAGAGGAGATGGTATCAAGAGAGTATCGCCAGGCTGAAGTCCCCACTTGCCAATCATATTCTGGGGAACTTCAACTACCTTGGGAAGGTCTCTCTCTTCGTGTAGCTTTTCTCGCCAGGATTTGCGCTTCGGACGATTCTCCATCTCTATACCTCCTTTTTAAGTTTAATATTATCTATTAATCTCGCTTTACCAATCCATACAGCTACCGCTAAAACAGCTCCATCCTCACCGACCATTGCAAGCTCCTCAAGCGTTTCCGGATGCACGACCTCCACATAGTCTATCTTTCTCACCAATTTCTCGCTCATTAAGATTTCCCTCACCCTGCTTTCCAATTCCCTCGCATCCCTTTCTCCCTCTTCGTAAAGCCGCTTTGCTTCAAGAAGAGCTTTGTAAATAACTGTGGCGGATTTTCTTTCCTCCTCGGATAGATAGGAATTGCGCGAGCTCATCGCAAGCCCGTCTTCTTCCCTAACAATTGGGCAGGGAACTATCTCCACATCCAGATTTAAATCTTTAACCATCTTCTCTATGACCTTCAACTGTTGATAATCCTTCTCCCCGAAATAAGCTTTATGGGGATTGACGATGTTGAATAGCTTGAGGACAACTGTCGTGACGCCCCGAAAATGCCCTGGTCTGAACTTGCCGCATAGACCCTCAGTAAGCCTCTGAACCTCAACATAAGTTGAATAGCCCTCAGGATACATCTCGGATACGGAGGGAATGAAGAGAACATCCACTCGCTCCTTTTCCGCCATCTCCGCGTCCCTCTTCTCATCACGGGGATAGCTATGAAAATCCTCCTGAGGACCGAATTGGATTGGATTAACGAAGAGGCTCACGACAACCAAATCGCATTCCTCCCTCGCTCTTCTCATAAGGGAGAGATGTCCCTCATGAAAATAACCCATAGTAGGAACAAGACCAATAACCTCGCCCGCTCCTCTCGCCTCCCTGCTTATCTGCTTCATTTCGTCAATCGT
The bacterium genome window above contains:
- a CDS encoding biotin transporter BioY, which gives rise to MKMLLAKTRDEDFTRRLLLSLLFALATGFGAQIRIPLPFTPVPITMQTFFVLSSGVALGAFWGSFSQILYILMGAFGFPYFSGWSAGVKTIIGPTGGYIIGFAIASYISGLLTQGELTLKRIYFAMCLSEIVILLLGALWLSISLPLSPYQTLLKGILPFLPGDIIKILAGGLFSRYLCRWSRG
- a CDS encoding biotin--[acetyl-CoA-carboxylase] ligase produces the protein MPMVKGLKHNTIGKKLLHFSSIDSTQDLALSFAKAGMEEGLVVWADEQTKGRGRFGRKWFSLPSKSLSFSFILRPKLTSDLIPYLSLFPATACASALEKLGVKCELKWPNDILIESRKVGGILVDVEVEDKKIVWAVVGIGINVNLELEDFPADISQSATSLKITLCKSLEVSKLLKEILKELNGKYGFCYTEVGRERIRKEWVERDFLSGKEIEVKIGEKERIRGIAEGIDERGFLKVRAGEKIVAISGGEVYLLEKTIKGG
- the nadC gene encoding carboxylating nicotinate-nucleotide diphosphorylase, whose translation is MNPSPFPSFLIEKIARAALEEDIGWRDLTSSILEDVEAIGVISAKEEGVLCGIQVAREVFKILQEDCQFKPLLKDGDSLAKGSLIAEIRGKARTLLGGERVALNFLQHLSGIATLTRKFVEKIKGTKAKILATRKTIPLLKAFEKYAVEVGGGYSHRFALYDGILIKNNHIAIIGNIKEAIKRANEMFPYQKIEIEVRNLEEVKEAIDAGADIILLDNMSIEEIREAVKIAQGKVMLEASGGVSLDNVREIAETGVDFISIGALTHSAKAIDIHMEVKRL
- a CDS encoding MGMT family protein; this translates as MENRPKRKSWREKLHEERDLPKVVEVPQNMIGKWGLQPGDTLLIPSPLDVDEMMKKVPEGKVVTIDEIRQALAKKYGATICCPITTGIFVLMVARAAAEAAKNGEKEVTPYWRTLKPKGAINEKYPGGSEVQRKLLEAEGHKVIKRGYKYVVVDYDKKLAEL
- a CDS encoding pantoate--beta-alanine ligase codes for the protein MKQISREARGAGEVIGLVPTMGYFHEGHLSLMRRAREECDLVVVSLFVNPIQFGPQEDFHSYPRDEKRDAEMAEKERVDVLFIPSVSEMYPEGYSTYVEVQRLTEGLCGKFRPGHFRGVTTVVLKLFNIVNPHKAYFGEKDYQQLKVIEKMVKDLNLDVEIVPCPIVREEDGLAMSSRNSYLSEEERKSATVIYKALLEAKRLYEEGERDARELESRVREILMSEKLVRKIDYVEVVHPETLEELAMVGEDGAVLAVAVWIGKARLIDNIKLKKEV